From the Deltaproteobacteria bacterium genome, the window CCGAATGGAAGGTTAAGTGCAAATGCGGCAATGGCAAGAATAGTAATATAAAACAACCCTTTCTCCTTATCACTTCTTTTTTAAAGATAACAATTCATAAATCTGTTTGTCAATACATAATATCGTTTAAAAACCCCGACCTACAATTTAACTGTCAAGGATGTTTGCCGCTGAATTGATAGGTGCTATACTTTTTATACAGGCATTGTCGGACTTTTAGGCACAGTGATTTGGGATATGAAGATTTGAAGAGCTGTTCCGCGCTCGGCATGCATGGAAAATAAAGCGGTAGAAAGGATGTGAGTATTATGGCAAGAGTAAAGGGGACAGGTGTCCTTGCCACTTGTAATTACTTGTTGTCTTCTTCCATGCCCTTGGGCTTGTGATGCGCAATACCCTTGTGGCAGTCAATGCAGGTCTGTTTGTCGCGCTGTGCCAGTTCGTGCGGCTTGACCGCACGCTGTTTCTGTTTCTCGACATTCATGCCCTTAAAACTATGGCAGTTGCGGCATTCTCGCGAGTCCGAGCCCTTCATCCGCTTCCACTCGAGTTTGGCGAGCGACAGCCGTTTTGCCTCAAATTTCTCAGGAGTATCTATGGTGCCCGTGATCTTGCCATAGAGCTCGAATGCCGACAGGGTCTTGCGGGCTATTTTGTGCACCCAGTCCTTGGGAACATGGCAATCCGAGCACACCGCCCGTACACCGGTACGGTTAGAGTAGTGAACAGTCTCCTTGTATTCCTGATAAACCGTGTCACGCATCTCGTGGCAGGAAATGCAGAACTCTAACGTGTTGGTCGCTTCCATTGCGGTGTTGAAACCGCCCCAGAAGATGATGCCGGAGAAGAAGCCTACTACCAGCAGTGCCAGCAGGGAATATTTTGCGCTGGGTTTAGTCAGGGTTCCCCAAAGTCCGGGATGTTCTTGGAATGCCATCAATGCCTCCTAAGTAAAATTTCAGCACCGCGAAGATAACCCTTTAGACAGGTTGTGTGAGAAATATATATTTAAATTTATTGCCCCCCCTTATATATCAGTAATAAAATCATGTCAAGGCTTTTTTGTAGACAGAACAGAGATGTGTAGATAGGACAACCACCCCCTTTACCGTCCTATGATACAGCATAAAAAGTCAACTTGTCGTCTGCCCAATTTTTATGCACCTCTGATGAATATAAAATCACAAAAAAATAGCCACCCTCAAATTTGTCCAATAAAATAGACTGTTAGCCTTTTGGCACTATAATTGCTGTCATAATATCTGTATGCTGGGAAGAAGTGTCATAATCATAGATGATAAGCCTGACCAAAGGTTTGTATTAAAGGGTCTCTTAACGGACATCGGATGCAGTGTTATAGGTGAAGGCGCATCAGGCATAGATGCTGTTAAACTAATGCAGGACAAGACGCCTGATGTTGTATTCATGGATGTTTCTATGCCGGGTATGGACGGCATAGATGCTGTAAATCTGATAAAGAACTTAAATCCTGTGCCTGTTATACTCCTTACTGGCAAAAGGGATGAAGAGACAATCAAAAGGGCAATGGATGCAGGTATATTTGCCTTACTTATAAAACCTGTCCGAGAAGAAGAACTTATGCCTGCCATAGAACTTGCCATTGCAAGGTTTAAAGAGTTTAATACGGTCATGAAAGAGAATCAGGATTTAAAAGAGGCGCTGGAGGCGAGAAAGATAATTGAGCGGGCAAAGGGGATACTTATGAAAAAGGAAGGACTTTCTGAAAAAGAGACCTTCACCTTTATACAAAAGACAAGCATGGACAGGAGGCAGTCT encodes:
- a CDS encoding NapC/NirT family cytochrome c, with the protein product MAFQEHPGLWGTLTKPSAKYSLLALLVVGFFSGIIFWGGFNTAMEATNTLEFCISCHEMRDTVYQEYKETVHYSNRTGVRAVCSDCHVPKDWVHKIARKTLSAFELYGKITGTIDTPEKFEAKRLSLAKLEWKRMKGSDSRECRNCHSFKGMNVEKQKQRAVKPHELAQRDKQTCIDCHKGIAHHKPKGMEEDNK
- a CDS encoding response regulator — translated: MLGRSVIIIDDKPDQRFVLKGLLTDIGCSVIGEGASGIDAVKLMQDKTPDVVFMDVSMPGMDGIDAVNLIKNLNPVPVILLTGKRDEETIKRAMDAGIFALLIKPVREEELMPAIELAIARFKEFNTVMKENQDLKEALEARKIIERAKGILMKKEGLSEKETFTFIQKTSMDRRQSMREVALAIISAFEGKKN